The following coding sequences lie in one Populus nigra chromosome 15, ddPopNigr1.1, whole genome shotgun sequence genomic window:
- the LOC133673998 gene encoding ABC transporter G family member 11, whose product MARNPSTNKVIMEIEASIPSGIVEGIAVDGTVVGGLSPLSETLWRDRTSTEFVGDVSARLTWKDLTVMVTLGSGETQNVLEGLTGYAEPGTLTALMGPSGSGKSTLLDALSSRLAANAFLSGTVLLNGRKTKLSFGTAAYVTQDDNLLGTLTVRETISFSARLRLPDKMPWSEKRALVESTIIEMGLQDCADTVIGNWHLRGISGGEKRRVSIALEILMRPRLLFLDEPTSGLDSASAFFVTQTLRGLSRDGRTVIASIHQPSSEVFELFDRLYLLSGGKTVYFGQAAEAYEFFAQAGFPCPALRNPSDHFLRCINSDFDKVKATLKGSMKLRFEASDDPIEKITTAEAIRSLIGYYRTSQYCYAAREKVEEISKVKGDVLESGGSRASFLMQAFTLTKRSFINMSRDFGYYWLRLVIYIVVTVCIGTIYLNVGTGYNSILARGSCASFVFGFVTFMSIGGFPSFVEEMKVFQRERLNGHYGVIAFVISNTISAMPFLIMITFISGTVCYFMVRLHPGFEHYLFFVLCLFASVTVVESLMMAIASIVPNFLMGIIIGAGIQGIFMLVSGYFRLPNDIPKPVWRYPMSYISFHFWALQGQYQNDLKGLLFDNQSPDLPKIPGEYILENIFQIDVHRSKWVDLSVIFSMIVIYRVIFFIMIKISEDVTPWIRGYIARRRMQQKNGTQNTTVAPDGLTHSPSLRNYVADHRSK is encoded by the exons ATGGCGAGGAACCCATCAACGAATAAAGTAATAATGGAGATAGAGGCAAGCATACCATCAGGGATTGTAGAGGGAATAGCGGTGGATGGAACAGTGGTAGGAGGTTTGAGTCCTCTGAGCGAGACCCTTTGGAGAGACAGAACGAGCACAGAATTCGTAGGAGATGTGTCGGCAAGGCTTACATGGAAGGATCTGACTGTGATGGTTACCCTAGGTAGTGGAGAAACACAAAATGTTTTGGAGGGACTTACTGGCTATGCCGAGCCTGGAACTCTCACTGCACTTATGGGTCCTTCTGGCTCTGGCAAATCTACTCTCCTTGATGCTCTCTCGAGTCGCCTTGCTGCTAATGCCTTCCTCTCTGGAACGGTCCTCCTCAATGGTCGCAAAACCAAGCTCTCTTTTGGGACTGCT gCGTATGTGACACAAGATGACAACTTGCTCGGTACTTTGACGGTGAGGGAAACAATCTCCTTTTCAGCTCGGCTACGTCTTCCTGATAAGATGCCGTGGTCCGAGAAGCGTGCGTTGGTTGAGAGTACCATAATAGAGATGGGTCTCCAAGATTGTGCCGATACTGTTATTGGGAATTGGCATTTGCGTGGGATCAGTgggggagagaagagaagggtcAGCATTGCTCTTGAAATCCTGATGAGGCCCAGACTGCTCTTTCTTGATGAACCAACTAGTGGACTTGACAG TGCTTCAGCTTTCTTTGTAACTCAGACGCTTCGCGGCTTATCTAGAGATGGAAGAACTGTCATTGCTTCAATACACCAGCCTAGCAGCGAAGTTTTTGAGCTTTTTGATAGATTGTACTTGCTTTCAGGAGGCAAAACTGTTTACTTCGGTCAGGCTGCAGAAGCATACGAG TTCTTTGCACAAGCTGGCTTTCCCTGCCCTGCTTTGAGAAACCCTTCTGATCATTTCCTTAGGTGCATCAATTCTGACTTCGACAAAGTGAAGGCTACTCTGAAAGGGTCCATGAAACTGCGG TTTGAGGCAAGTGATGATCCTATAGAGAAGATAACCACGGCTGAAGCTATCAGATCTCTGATTGGTTACTATCGTACTTCTCAGTACTGTTATGCAGCAAGAGAAAAGGTGGAGGAGATATCCAAAGTT AAAGGAGATGTGCTAGAATCAGGAGGAAGCCGGGCTAGTTTCTTGATGCAGGCCTTTACTCTGACAAAGCGTTCATTCATTAACATGTCAAGGGATTTCGGGTATTACTGGCTTCGACTGGTGATTTATATTGTGGTCACTGTCTGCATTGGAACTATCTATCTCAACGTGGGGACGGGTTACAATTCTATACTG GCAAGAGGGTCATGTGCCTCGTTTGTCTTTGGTTTTGTCACGTTCATGTCAATTGGTGGGTTTCCTTCCTTTGTAGAAGAGatgaag GTCTTCCAGAGAGAGAGGCTAAATGGGCACTATGGCGTGATCGCATTTGTGATTAGCAACACCATTTCTGCAATGCCGTTCCTGATAATGATAACTTTTATCTCTGGAACTGTTTGTTATTTCATGGTTCGCCTTCATCCAGGATTTGAACATTATCTTTTCTTCGTGCTGTGCCTTTTTGCTAGTGTCACCGTAGTTGAAAGCTTGATGATGGCCATAGCCAGCATTGTCCCCAATTTCCTAATGGGCATTATCATTGGGGCAGGAATTCag GGAATATTCATGCTAGTATCTGGATACTTTAGGCTCCCAAATGACATACCAAAGCCTGTGTGGAGATACCCAATGTCATACATTAGCTTCCACTTCTGGGCTCTACAG GGACAATACcaaaatgatttgaaaggaTTGCTGTTCGACAACCAATCACCTGATCTTCCCAAGATACCTGGTGAGTACATACTGGAAAACATATTCCAGATTGATGTGCACCGGTCAAAATGGGTAGATCTCAGCGTCATATTCAGTATGATTGTCATCTACCGCGTCATCTTCTTTATCATGATCAAGATCAGTGAGGATGTTACCCCTTGGATCAGAGGTTACATAGCAAGGAGAAGAATGCAGCAGAAGAATGGAACTCAAAATACAACAGTTGCTCCTGATGGTCTCACCCACTCACCTTCTTTGAGGAATTATGTTGCCGATCATCGATCCAAATAA